ATATGTAACTGTATGTGGCAGTAAATCAAGAAGGTAATTTGAGTTACGGGGAAATTACGGGAGAAATACCGTCTATCGAAAAAGTATTTTCTGGAACTCCTTTAGATTTTCAGAAAATTCCGTTTCACTTTCATTCACAAACTCTGAAAACCGCGAGTTCAAACTCGTCCTTTTAACTTCTGAGCCGTTCAATGTGAAGGTTGATTCAATGAATTTAAAGAGTTGCTCTTTACGCTCTTTTTTGAAATCTCTGATTCCACCATCAATAAGCAAGTGAAGAATGCGAAGCAGCTTTTTATAATCAACTGCAGTCCGATTATCAGAAACCAATTTAAAATTGATTTTGCTTTTTGTTTCAAGTCCATTTAATACCAGGTTTATATTTTCCCGATCCTTTTCCGTGAATCCCAGGACTGGTAGATAGATTCCGTTCAGATTACTTTTCAAAAATAGGAAACAACCGGAAGGTACTTGTTTGGATAATCTTCGTGCTTCATTCAGTGATCCGATAAAAAGTAAAGTCAAGAAAAGTATTGTTATGCTTATGGCAGAGTAGAGGATAACATGGATAAATGAAAAGCCCATGCCCCAGAGTCCGAATAACAAAATCAGAAGACAAACAAACAGGATAAAAAGGATCGTTGTATTGTGGTTGCGTAATATTCTAATATTGAAGATCCACCGGAGTTTCCGGTTGAATCGAAATATCATTACTCCTGATTTCTTGATTATTGTTTCCATATTGGCTCATCTGTTAACAGGTTCCGGTAATCATCAACATTATTTTATTTTTTCAATAGCATTGATAATTAACCGATTAAAAGTAAATAATCTATCAGGTGCAATCAAATGAAAATCCGTGTTGGCGTAGCTTTTACGCTCATTTGGCTGTATTTGGCTTTCGAAATGTTGAATAACATAGAATGACTATATGTATCTGGTAGTTTTTAGTGGTTTTTATTGGGTGATTTTGTTGTACCTATGTTGTACCCGGGCAAATAAAAAAGGAGCTAAACTTTCGTTTAACTCCTTGATTTTCAGTGGTCGGGATACCAGGATTCGAACCTGGGACCCCCTGCTCCCAAAGCAGGTGCGCTAACCGGACTGCGCTACATCCCGAAAATATTTTTATGCGGTGAGGGCGGGATTCGAACCCGCGGTACAGTTTACCCGTACGCCAGTTTAGCAAACTGGTGGTTTCAGCCACTCACCCACCTCACCAGTGGTATTTGTGCTAAATTTCATTTCGTTTTTAAAACGAATTCCATTTAATACTTTCTTTCACTATTGTCTTGAACGTGGTTGCTTTGTTAAAGCGTGTGCAAAAGTAGAAATTGTTTTTACACTGACAAAGAAATTTAAAAAAAAATGGCAAAAAAAATGCATTTGTCGTTAAGTAGTGCAAACGAATGTGGATAGGCGATTGGGCTGCCTTTTTAGAAATAAAATGTACTCACAGCATTAATTTATTATCAACGGTTTTATTTGGTTAACTATCAGCTATTTTTGAGGAACGCTTTTGGCCTTTCAGGATTATAGCAAGATAAAATTGAGTAATTGTTTAATATTCTTATTGAAATAGTTAAACAAAAAGTTTTGAAAGCTGTTATTGTATCTAAACATTTAGCAATTTAAATAACAAAGCCATGAGTTACAGGGAAGAAATAATTTTTACAAATACAACGAGAAATAAAAACGGAAAATCAAACGATACACATGATAATATAGGAGATAATCATGTGGCAACATCGTTGGAAACCCCCTTACGTCCGGATGCTTTTCAATTACCAGACGAAAAGAAAATGGAAATTATCGAAAGTAAGTTTCGCGAAATTATGGAAACAATGGGACTTGACTTAAGCGATGATAGTTTGCAAGGAACACCACATCGTGTGGCTAAAATGTTTATTAAAGAAATATTTTATGGATTAAATCCTCAGAATAAACCAAAAATATCAGTATTTGAAAATAAGTTCAAATATGGTGAAATGTTGGTGGAAAAGAATATTAATCTAAACTCAACCTGCGAGCATCATTTTCTGCCGATTGTAGGGAAAGCTCATGTAGCTTACATCTCGTCGGGCGAAGTAATTGGATTGAGCAAGATAAACCGCATAGTAGATTATTATGCCCGAAGGCCGCAGGTACAGGAGCGTTTAACCGTTCAAATTGCCAACGAGCTAAAATCCGTGCTAAAAACCGACGATGTTGCCGTAATTATTGATGCCAGGCATATGTGTGTGTCATCGCGCGGTATAAAGGATGAGGGAAGCAGTACTGTAACGGCAGAATATTCAGGCAAGTTTAAGGAGAATGAAACCCGTGCAGAATTCCTAAAATATATTGGACTTTAATTTGTTTTGCCAATATCAAATGCCATTAAAACCTGGCCGTGACGTTGGTATAAAACACCATTTTTTATTACCGGGTGCGAAAAATGTTCTTTTGTTCCCCTGTTAATTTTGAAACTGCTCACCTGAGTCATTTTTCCTGTTTCATTAAAATCTACCAGGGATAAGGTTCCGTTTTGCCCGTAGTAATAAAGCATATCGTCGGCTGAAATAACGGCACCCCAGCCTAATTTTAATGAATCGCAAAGTTGGCCATTTGTGGCATTAATACTTCTGAAAAGCTTTTTAGAAGTAGCACTGCCGTATAAATAGTTGTCAATTTTTACAATTCCTCCCATGTAACTGTCAAAATATTTATTTCGCCAAACTTCTGTAATTTCCGAACCATCCTCGTTTAGTTCCAGTTTAACGCCGCCGTTGCCGTCGCCCGCTGCGTAGTATATATATCCATTATCAAAAACAATACAGTTACTGTGCGTGTCGCCCATGCCTGGCTGGCGTTTTTCAACAGGCACGTTGTCTTGTGCATGTGTCCATAATAACTCACCTGTTTCCGTGTCAAAACCCATCATGTTGTAGGCCGAGAATGTCACAAAAATTTGTCGCGACGGAAGTCTGATAAGCGTTCCGGGATTGTATCCCGAGCGTTCGCCATGTCCTTTGTTACTCCAAATCAATTCGCCTGTAAAACGGTTTAAAGCCACCACATTATACTCTTTTCCTCCGGGGGTCCAAAATACTTTGTCGCCAGCGATAACCGGTGCTTCCGAGTGCCCAAAACGCGGGTAGATACCATTAAAATCCTCCATAAATCGTTTTTTCCAAACTACTTCTCCATTTGATCGATTCAGGCAAAACAGGTTTCCCATTCCTGAACCAAGGTAAATTAAATCATCAACAACAGTAGGTTGCGAGCGCGATCCCGGATAATTGAT
Above is a genomic segment from uncultured Draconibacterium sp. containing:
- the folE gene encoding GTP cyclohydrolase I FolE, whose amino-acid sequence is MSYREEIIFTNTTRNKNGKSNDTHDNIGDNHVATSLETPLRPDAFQLPDEKKMEIIESKFREIMETMGLDLSDDSLQGTPHRVAKMFIKEIFYGLNPQNKPKISVFENKFKYGEMLVEKNINLNSTCEHHFLPIVGKAHVAYISSGEVIGLSKINRIVDYYARRPQVQERLTVQIANELKSVLKTDDVAVIIDARHMCVSSRGIKDEGSSTVTAEYSGKFKENETRAEFLKYIGL
- a CDS encoding PQQ-binding-like beta-propeller repeat protein, with the translated sequence MMKNLFFLLIAALLFSCSSPQTNVYQWRGENRLGIFPENNLLKIWPEDGPTELWYTENIGDGYGTPTVTKTEIFITGAIDSMATLFCIDLSGAIKWQVPFGKEWVINYPGSRSQPTVVDDLIYLGSGMGNLFCLNRSNGEVVWKKRFMEDFNGIYPRFGHSEAPVIAGDKVFWTPGGKEYNVVALNRFTGELIWSNKGHGERSGYNPGTLIRLPSRQIFVTFSAYNMMGFDTETGELLWTHAQDNVPVEKRQPGMGDTHSNCIVFDNGYIYYAAGDGNGGVKLELNEDGSEITEVWRNKYFDSYMGGIVKIDNYLYGSATSKKLFRSINATNGQLCDSLKLGWGAVISADDMLYYYGQNGTLSLVDFNETGKMTQVSSFKINRGTKEHFSHPVIKNGVLYQRHGQVLMAFDIGKTN